The following coding sequences are from one Paenarthrobacter ureafaciens window:
- a CDS encoding ammonium transporter, translating to MEISAQHVWLMLASAMVLFMTPGLGLFYGGMTRAKAALNMIMMSFISAGIVGVVWVLWGYSMTTGDGFLGLFGNPFAHFGLQDLIGSPDLIKAGFAATFAIITVALISGAIADRAKFGAWAVFVPIWVTVVYCPLAYMVWGGGLMSAGGALTSIFGQVIDFAGGAVVEVSSGTAAFVLALIVGKRHGFAKDPNHRPHNVPFIMIGAAILWFGWFGFNGGAATTAEQAGLIWVNTLVTPAAAMLSWLVVEKVRHGHPTSLGAASGVVAGLVAITPSCANISPLAAVGLGLVAGAACAVFVDLKYKLGFDDSLDVVGVHFGAGVIGTLSLGFIALPLDGSAGGLFYGGGFQQLVAQGVAVLVTIILSGLGTLVIGRAIHKTIGFRVTHEHEVTGVDLTQHAETAYEFGLTAHGHFRQQQAHLASLLKRKPGPAPGVESREDSYV from the coding sequence ATGGAGATCTCTGCGCAACACGTCTGGCTGATGCTGGCGTCGGCAATGGTGCTTTTCATGACCCCGGGCCTCGGCCTGTTCTACGGCGGAATGACGCGCGCCAAGGCTGCCCTCAACATGATCATGATGAGCTTCATCTCCGCTGGCATCGTGGGTGTGGTGTGGGTCCTTTGGGGTTACTCCATGACCACCGGCGACGGTTTCCTGGGCCTGTTCGGAAACCCCTTCGCGCACTTCGGCCTCCAGGACCTCATCGGATCCCCGGACCTCATCAAGGCCGGCTTCGCTGCAACGTTCGCGATCATCACGGTCGCACTCATCAGCGGAGCCATCGCCGACCGGGCCAAGTTCGGCGCATGGGCCGTGTTCGTGCCGATCTGGGTGACAGTTGTCTACTGCCCCTTGGCGTACATGGTGTGGGGCGGTGGCCTCATGAGCGCAGGCGGCGCCCTGACCAGCATCTTCGGACAAGTGATCGACTTCGCCGGTGGTGCGGTGGTCGAGGTCAGTTCCGGAACCGCAGCTTTTGTCCTCGCTTTGATCGTGGGAAAGCGTCACGGCTTCGCAAAGGACCCCAACCACCGGCCGCACAACGTTCCGTTCATCATGATCGGGGCCGCCATTCTGTGGTTCGGCTGGTTCGGTTTCAACGGCGGTGCCGCGACCACCGCCGAACAGGCGGGCCTCATCTGGGTCAACACCCTGGTGACGCCGGCTGCCGCGATGCTCAGCTGGCTGGTGGTCGAAAAAGTCCGGCACGGACACCCCACTTCCCTGGGCGCCGCCTCAGGCGTGGTTGCAGGCCTGGTGGCCATCACGCCGTCGTGCGCCAACATCAGCCCGCTCGCCGCCGTCGGTTTGGGCCTGGTGGCCGGCGCGGCCTGTGCGGTGTTCGTGGACCTCAAGTACAAACTCGGCTTTGACGATTCACTGGACGTGGTGGGCGTGCACTTCGGTGCCGGCGTTATTGGAACGCTGTCCCTCGGGTTCATCGCGCTTCCCCTCGATGGGTCTGCCGGAGGCCTCTTCTACGGTGGCGGCTTCCAACAACTCGTCGCCCAGGGTGTGGCGGTACTGGTGACCATCATCCTCTCGGGCCTAGGCACGCTGGTCATCGGGCGGGCGATCCACAAGACCATCGGCTTCCGCGTCACCCACGAACACGAAGTCACCGGCGTGGACCTCACCCAGCACGCTGAGACTGCCTACGAGTTTGGCCTCACCGCCCACGGCCACTTCCGGCAGCAGCAGGCTCACCTCGCCTCCTTGCTCAAGCGCAAGCCCGGGCCGGCACCCGGTGTGGAGTCCCGGGAAGACAGCTACGTTTAG
- a CDS encoding DUF1992 domain-containing protein yields the protein MGDHNNRRRLERAAELRAGRGSVGDARERAELDADNALREKRRKVNEAARADYLVREAMSQGKFDNLKYAGKPIPGLGKGYDPDWWVKGLIQREQISGLGPPAILLRTEDAELEAKLDQFLMEKQVRETLEDFNKRVIEARRQLQGGPPVITKLRDVELEVERWRERRAASAPQQPEPEPPSKRSWWQRLWNGGD from the coding sequence ATGGGCGACCACAACAACAGGCGGAGACTGGAACGTGCTGCCGAACTCCGGGCGGGCCGAGGTTCCGTGGGCGATGCCCGGGAACGGGCTGAACTGGACGCGGATAACGCGCTGAGGGAGAAACGCCGCAAGGTCAACGAGGCTGCACGCGCCGACTATCTGGTCCGCGAAGCGATGTCCCAAGGGAAGTTCGACAACCTCAAGTACGCCGGCAAACCGATTCCCGGCCTCGGCAAGGGCTACGACCCGGACTGGTGGGTCAAGGGGCTCATCCAACGCGAACAGATCAGCGGCCTTGGTCCTCCCGCGATTCTGCTGCGCACCGAAGACGCGGAACTGGAGGCCAAGCTGGACCAGTTCCTCATGGAGAAACAAGTCCGGGAGACGCTGGAGGACTTCAACAAGCGCGTCATCGAAGCCCGCCGCCAATTGCAGGGCGGGCCGCCCGTGATTACCAAGCTGCGGGACGTTGAGTTGGAAGTGGAACGGTGGCGGGAACGGCGTGCTGCTTCCGCCCCGCAGCAACCTGAACCCGAACCGCCGTCGAAACGTTCCTGGTGGCAGCGGCTCTGGAACGGCGGGGACTAA
- a CDS encoding SulP family inorganic anion transporter — MHPTLKSKTSLNDAHSPPGQKRLRFPASLGADLPASLVVFLVALPLSLGIAAASGAPIMAGLIAAAVGGIVAGSLGGSVLQVSGPAAGLTVVVAGLIAEFGWQVTCAITAAAGVVQLLLGLSRVGRAALAVSPVVVKAMLAGIGITIILQQLHVLLGGQAGDSAVDNLAGLPAAITRVELHSALLGLAVVAVLIAWKYLPAAVRKVPGPLAAVVAVTAVSVAVAPGVERVSFSGSLFDAVALPVLPDGNWLSVGMAVMTVALIASIESLLSAVAVDKMHTGPRANLNRELVGQGSANMVSGMLGGLPVTGVIVRSATNVEAGGKSRASAILHGVWVLLFSALFAGIIQLIPLSVLAGLLLVIGAKLVKIADIKTSLRTGDLLVYSVTLVCVVALNLLEGVIIGLALAAVCVLWRVLRAQIHVHQPVLDGQPWRLTIAGSCSFFALPRLNRVLHSVPAGQDALVELNADYLDHAFREALTAWQAQQRSTGATVTIEEHGTTAFTDAAHSAPQRQDLREFPLPPRSSWQPAAPADQTADDDGHDHPPLRSILLGIDKYHRRYADKVRPLVQDLTEEQNPDTLFIACVDSRVNPNLITSSGPGDLLTLRNIGNVVCRDDDEASIDSVMAFAVKGLAVDSIVVCGHSNCGAMKAVLADAEGPAPTLGSGFDAWLDHARPAYRSLVDGHPVALAAAAEGFNRVDQLSMVNVAVQLRKLHDHPVTGPALASGQVQATGLFYDICTARVILVTAEGIEQLDPSMAVN, encoded by the coding sequence ATGCATCCAACCCTCAAGTCCAAAACGTCCCTCAACGACGCCCACAGCCCGCCAGGACAGAAAAGGCTCCGATTTCCAGCCAGCCTGGGCGCTGATCTCCCGGCCTCGCTGGTCGTCTTCCTGGTGGCACTCCCGCTGTCCCTCGGCATCGCCGCAGCGTCTGGCGCGCCGATCATGGCCGGCCTCATCGCCGCGGCTGTCGGCGGAATTGTGGCCGGCAGCCTTGGCGGCTCCGTCCTCCAGGTGAGCGGCCCGGCAGCAGGCCTGACGGTGGTGGTCGCCGGGCTCATCGCCGAGTTCGGCTGGCAGGTGACGTGCGCAATCACCGCTGCTGCCGGCGTCGTGCAGTTGCTCCTGGGGCTGAGCCGCGTGGGGCGCGCTGCGCTGGCGGTCTCCCCGGTGGTGGTCAAAGCCATGCTCGCGGGGATTGGAATCACCATCATCCTGCAGCAACTCCACGTGCTCCTGGGCGGGCAGGCGGGGGACTCCGCAGTCGACAACCTGGCAGGCCTGCCGGCCGCCATCACGCGGGTCGAGCTGCACTCCGCGTTGCTCGGGCTGGCGGTCGTGGCGGTCCTGATCGCGTGGAAGTACCTCCCCGCTGCGGTGCGGAAAGTGCCTGGCCCCCTGGCGGCCGTCGTTGCTGTGACTGCGGTGTCCGTGGCGGTGGCGCCCGGCGTGGAGCGGGTCAGTTTCAGCGGCTCCCTGTTCGACGCCGTGGCGTTGCCGGTACTGCCGGACGGCAATTGGTTGTCCGTCGGCATGGCGGTCATGACCGTGGCGTTGATCGCGAGCATCGAGTCGTTGCTGTCCGCGGTGGCCGTTGACAAGATGCACACCGGACCCCGCGCCAACCTCAACCGTGAACTGGTGGGGCAAGGCTCAGCCAACATGGTGTCCGGCATGCTGGGTGGCCTCCCGGTCACCGGCGTGATCGTCCGCAGTGCCACGAACGTGGAAGCCGGCGGCAAGAGCCGTGCCTCCGCGATCCTGCACGGGGTGTGGGTGCTCCTCTTCTCGGCCCTGTTTGCGGGCATCATCCAGCTCATTCCCCTGTCCGTGCTCGCGGGCTTGCTGCTGGTGATCGGTGCCAAGCTCGTGAAGATCGCCGACATCAAGACCAGCCTCCGCACGGGCGACCTCCTGGTGTACTCCGTGACGTTGGTATGTGTTGTGGCGTTGAACCTCCTGGAGGGCGTCATCATCGGCCTCGCGCTGGCCGCCGTGTGCGTCCTGTGGAGGGTTCTCCGTGCACAGATCCACGTCCACCAGCCCGTGCTCGACGGCCAGCCGTGGCGGCTCACCATTGCAGGGTCTTGCAGCTTTTTTGCCCTTCCGCGGCTCAACCGGGTGCTCCACTCCGTGCCCGCCGGCCAGGACGCACTGGTGGAACTCAACGCCGACTACCTGGACCATGCCTTCCGCGAAGCGCTCACCGCATGGCAGGCGCAGCAGCGCAGCACCGGGGCCACCGTCACCATCGAAGAACACGGAACCACGGCCTTCACCGATGCCGCCCACAGCGCACCGCAGCGCCAGGACCTGCGTGAGTTTCCGCTCCCGCCGCGATCGTCCTGGCAGCCTGCTGCGCCGGCCGATCAAACAGCGGACGACGACGGACACGATCACCCGCCGCTGCGGTCAATCCTCCTGGGCATCGACAAATACCATCGCCGCTACGCCGACAAAGTCCGGCCACTGGTCCAGGACCTCACCGAGGAACAGAACCCTGACACCTTGTTCATTGCCTGCGTCGATTCGCGCGTCAATCCCAACCTCATCACCAGCAGTGGACCCGGCGACCTCCTGACCCTCCGGAACATCGGCAACGTGGTCTGCCGCGATGATGACGAGGCTTCGATTGATTCAGTCATGGCCTTCGCCGTCAAAGGGTTGGCCGTGGATTCGATCGTGGTGTGCGGGCACTCGAATTGCGGGGCGATGAAGGCTGTCCTGGCGGATGCCGAGGGCCCCGCGCCTACGTTGGGTTCGGGCTTTGATGCGTGGCTGGACCATGCCCGGCCGGCCTACCGTTCACTGGTTGATGGCCATCCTGTTGCCTTGGCGGCAGCTGCTGAGGGGTTCAACCGCGTGGATCAGCTCAGCATGGTGAACGTGGCCGTGCAGTTGCGCAAACTTCACGACCATCCCGTGACCGGACCCGCGTTGGCCTCCGGGCAGGTGCAGGCCACGGGGCTGTTCTATGACATCTGCACCGCCCGCGTCATTCTGGTGACGGCGGAAGGCATTGAGCAGCTGGATCCGAGTATGGCTGTCAACTAG